The following are encoded together in the Gadus chalcogrammus isolate NIFS_2021 chromosome 2, NIFS_Gcha_1.0, whole genome shotgun sequence genome:
- the LOC130402834 gene encoding adenylate cyclase type 9-like, with translation MASPQHQQLIPHNTEASCDSSGEGSVSVRISSSGKHKHGAGPLGAIGGGFIGGSKHCKYSISSSCSSGESGAKRAAVKNFRSHRNIPQLFERSAGHFWDPKFDSSILEEACRERCFPQTRRRFRYVLFYLAAASVLWGLYFAVNPSRCDRKAFLLPAAAFLLFCLLLFLLTFTRFYGRFYNQVSLLLILATFSLTLAPQIRTSGFRDFEPSPVESDEGDFSGMGADYYNVSLGKNATQCSSAPCISPVGTFSLCMEVLLLLYSVLHIRLYASVLLGLLYSLIFEGLGWLYLTGFTEDPGSASQADWDTLRWLGPAKALLHLCAHAIGIHLFIMSEVRSRSTFLKVGQAIMHGKDLEVEKALKERMIHSVMPRIVADDLMKQGDDELGDGSVKRYSSSGAAAAISSPKSNKRKKTSIPRGHIIFRPFNMKRMEPVSILFADIVGFTKMSANKSAHALVGLLNDLFGRFDRLCELTCCEKISTLGDCYYCVAGCPEPRPEHAYCCVEMGLGMIQAIEQFCQEKKEMVNMRVGVHTGTVLCGILGMKRFKFDVWSNDVNLANLMEQLGVAGKVHLSEATANFLDDRYLREDGRVVERVGQSVVSDQLKGGCCSILSLTE, from the coding sequence ATGGCGTCCCCCCAACATCAGCAACTGATCCCCCACAACACAGAAGCTAGCTGTGACTCCAGCGGGGAAGGCAGCGTCTCCGTGAGGATCAGCAGCAGTGGGAAACACAAGCATGGAGCCGGGCCCCTAGGGGCCATAGGAGGCGGCTTCATAGGGGGGTCCAAGCACTGCAAGTACAGCATCTCGTCCAGCTGCAGCTCGGGGGAATCCGGGGCCAAGAGAGCCGCGGTCAAGAACTTCCGCTCCCACAGGAACATTCCTCAGCTCTTCGAGAGGTCCGCCGGCCACTTCTGGGACCCCAAGTTCGACTCGTCCATCCTGGAGGAGGCGTGCCGCGAGAGGTGCTTCCCCCAGACGCGCCGTCGCTTCCGCTACGTGCTCTTCTACCTGGCGGCGGCCAGCGTCCTCTGGGGACTGTACTTTGCCGTCAACCCTTCCCGCTGCGACCGGAAGGCCTTCCTCCTGCCCGCCGCGGCCTTCCTCCTATTctgccttctcctcttcctgttgACCTTCACTCGGTTCTACGGCCGCTTCTACAACCAGGTGTCCCTGCTGCTCATCCTGGCCACCTTCTCCCTCACGCTGGCTCCCCAGATCCGCACGTCGGGCTTCCGGGACTTTGAGCCTTCGCCCGTGGAGTCAGACGAGGGAGACTTCAGCGGCATGGGGGCTGATTATTATAACGTCTCCCTCGGGAAGAACGCAACGCAGTGCTCGTCAGCCCCGTGCATCTCGCCCGTGGGGACCTTCTCCCTGTGCATGGaggtgctgctgttgctgtACAGCGTTCTCCACATCCGCCTCTACGCCTCGGTCCTGCTCGGGCTGCTCTACTCGCTCATCTTCGAGGGTCTGGGGTGGCTGTACCTGACCGGATTCACGGAGGACCCCGGCTCGGCCTCGCAGGCGGACTGGGACACGCTCCGCTGGCTGGGCCCGGCCAaggccctcctccacctgtgCGCCCACGCCATCGGCATCCACCTCTTCATCATGTCGGAGGTGCGCTCGCGGAGCACCTTCCTCAAGGTGGGCCAGGCCATCATGCACGGGAAGgacctggaggtggagaaggcgCTGAAGGAGCGCATGATCCACTCGGTGATGCCTAGGATCGTCGCCGACGACCTCATGAAGCAAGGCGACGACGAGCTGGGCGACGGCTCGGTGAAGCGCTACTCCAGCAgcggggccgccgccgccatctcCAGCCCGAAGAGCAACAAGCGCAAGAAGACCTCCATCCCCCGGGGGCACATCATCTTCAGGCCCTTCAACATGAAGCGCATGGAGCCCGTCAGCATCCTCTTCGCCGACATCGTGGGCTTCACCAAGATGTCGGCCAACAAGTCGGCGCACGCGCTGGTGGGCCTCCTGAACGACCTGTTCGGACGCTTCGACCGGCTCTGCGAGCTGACGTGCTGCGAGAAGATCAGCACGCTGGGCGACTGCTACTACTGCGTGGCGGGGTGCCCGGAGCCACGGCCGGAGCACGCCTACTGCTGCGTGGAGATGGGCCTGGGCATGATCCAGGCCATCGAGCAGTTCTgccaggagaagaaggagatggTCAACATGCGCGTGGGCGTCCACACCGGCACCGTCCTGTGCGGGATCCTGGGGATGAAGCGCTTCAAGTTCGACGTGTGGTCCAACGACGTGAACCTCGCCAACCTGATGGAGCAACTGGGCGTGGCCGGGAAGGTGCACCTGTCGGAGGCCACCGCCAACTTCCTGGACGACCGCTACCTGCGCGAGGACGGCCGGGTGGTGGAGCGGGTGGGGCAGAGTGTCGTGTCGGACCAGCTCAAAGGTGGGTGCTGCTCAATCCTCAGCTTAACGGAATAA